The following is a genomic window from Bacillus sp. V2I10.
GATGCTTTGATGAAGAATATTGTTTACATGAATGTTTTCTGCAATAGGGAAGGAGCTGATCTCTCCATCAGAGTTTCTGGCAGCAATCACCGAGATCTCTTTTTCAAAAGACACCCATTTTTCCAGAATACATGTACCGCTTTTTAATAGGTCTCGGGCTTCAGGTATATCGCTTTCCTGCCTGATCACAGCCTGCCCTTTACCATCGTAGCCACCTCTGCATGTTTTCAAAACACATGGATACTGAAGTTCGCATACAGCAGAGGAAAGTTCTTCTTCCGTTTTGACAATCCGGTAGTCCGCAACCTTGCAGCCCGCGTCTGTAATCGCTTTTTTCTCTGTCTCGCGATCTTGAGTTAAAGAGAGCAGAACAGAACCTTGAGGAAGGCAGGCATTCTCTTCAATCCACTTCAAAGCCTCGTAATCTATGTTTTCAAACTCGTAGGTTATCACATCACTAAGTTCAGCAAGCTTCTTTATCGCTGACAAATCATTATAAGAAGCGGTAATTTCATAGTCTGCAAGCTGACCGCATGGTGAGTTCGGTGCAGGATCTAAAACCGCCACATCATATCCCATGCTTTTCGCAGCCACTGTCATCATCCGGCCAAGCTGTCCGCCGCCGATAATTCCAATTGTGGAACCTGGCAATATTGTTTTGTTAGACAAGCTCATCACTGCTTTCCAGCACATTTTTTCTCGTTTGTTCACGTCTTGTTTTCCAGAGCTTCTGCGATCTCTTGGTTTGTAATCGATAAAATTTGTGCAGCAAGCAGTCCTGCGTTTACCGCACCGGCTTTTCCGATCGC
Proteins encoded in this region:
- the purK gene encoding 5-(carboxyamino)imidazole ribonucleotide synthase; translation: MSLSNKTILPGSTIGIIGGGQLGRMMTVAAKSMGYDVAVLDPAPNSPCGQLADYEITASYNDLSAIKKLAELSDVITYEFENIDYEALKWIEENACLPQGSVLLSLTQDRETEKKAITDAGCKVADYRIVKTEEELSSAVCELQYPCVLKTCRGGYDGKGQAVIRQESDIPEARDLLKSGTCILEKWVSFEKEISVIAARNSDGEISSFPIAENIHVNNILHQSIVPARIQEEVAEEARKQAYKLAKAFSLVGTLAVEMFVTKDGEVFINELAPRPHNSGHYTIDLCETDQFEQHIRAICNLPLGKPALLHPGLMVNVLGEHMPLVLNNLSLFREGKIYLYGKKEAKHKRKMGHVTFLTEAIEQTETQINKLWGQQ